The DNA region GGCTGCGCGCCCCCGGGGTGCGGCTGGACCCCTACCTGCTGGCGACGGCGTTCTTCGTGGCGTACGTGCTGCTGTCGGTGACGCGCTACCGGCGCATGCTGACGATGTCCTGGGACCTGGGGATCTTCGAGCAGGCGGTGAAGTCCTACGCGCACCTGCACGCGCCGACCGCTGACCTGAAGGGTCCCGGATTCGACATCCTGGGCGACCACTTCAGCCCGATCACCACGCTGATCGCGCCCTTCTACCGCGTCTTCCCGACCCCCGTCACGCTCCTCGTCGCCCAGGCGGTCCTGTTCGCGGTGTCGGTGATCCCGGTCACGCGGGTCGCGGCGCGGCTGCTCGGACGCGGCCGGGGGCTGGCGATCGGCGTCGCGTACGGGCTGTCGTGGGGGGTGCAGAAGGCCGTCGAGTTCGACTTCCACGAGATCGCCTTCGCGATGCCGCTGCTCGCCTTCTCCCTGGAGGCCGTGCTGCTCAGGAGGTGGGCCGCCGCGATGGGGTGGGCCGTGCCCCTGGTGTTCGTCAAGGAGGACATGGGCGTCACGGCCGCCGCGATCGGCGTGATCGTCTGGTGGCGCGTCCGCCAGGAGCCCAAGCCCGAGGCGGCCGGCGCGCCCGGCGCGGACGGCGACAAGGTCCGCGACGACGGCGGCCACGTCGACGGCGACGCAGCCCGCGACGACGGCGGCCGGGACGCGGCCGCCGCGGAACCCTCGCGAAGCGACGAGGGCGGCGGCGCCCGCGGCGACGGCACGGACACCGACGACACCGAGACCGACGCCGACGCCACCGGCCGGCACGAGCCGCTGTCCGACCGCCTGCGCTACGGCCCCTGGGCGATCGGCCTGGCCGCCTTCGGCGTCGCGGCCTCCGCGCTGGCCTTCGGCGTGATCATCCCGGCGTTCAACAAGGCCGGGGGCTACGACTACTGGAACAAGCTGAACGGCAACGGCGCGCCGATGCCCGGCCACATCCCGTTCGGCACGGCCGTGCACACCCTGCTGTGGATCCTGCTGCCGACCAGCGGACTGCTGGCGCTGCGCTCGCCGCTGATCTTGGCCGCGCTGCCGACCATCGGCTGGCGGTTCGTCTCGCACGACGACCACTACTGGGGCACCGACTGGCACTACAGCGCGGTGCTGATGCCGGTGGTCGTGCTGGCGCTGGTCGACGCCGCCGACCGCTCGCGGCGCAGCCCGATGCCGTGGCTGCGCTCGTACGCCTCCGGCGCTCCGGCCGCGGTCGCGGGCGCGGCGCTCGCGCTCACCCTCACGCTGCCGCTCGCCTCGCTCAGCCACGGCGACACGTACAGGGTGGACGCCAGGACGAAGGCGATCGAGCACCTGCTGGACGAGATCCCGGACGGCGCGAGCGTCGAGGCCAACGTCGGGCCGATCAGCCACCTGGTGAGCCGCACCACCGTGTACTGGGTCGGCGACACCCCCGGCGTCATCCCCGACTACATCGCCATCGACAACGGCGACGGCTGGGCCGGCGACCCGGCCACGTACGCGACGCAGCTGCACCCCGGCGTGCGCTACACGCCGATCGGCGCCGCGGAGGGCTACGTGGTCCTGCACCGCACCTGAACCGCCGCCCGCCCGCGCCGGACCCACGAGCGCCCCGCCCCCGGCGTACGTACGGGGACGGGGCGCTGGTCGTCGCCGCGCCGGAGGAGCGAGCGGCGGCGGTGAAGCCTCGGCGGTGCGTCAGCGGTGCGTCAGCGGTGCGTCAGGCACCTCGTCAGCACCTCAGCAGTAGAGGTTGCCGCCGGTCGGCACGCCCAGGATCGCCGCGTAGTTCTGGTACCTGGTGACGCGGTCCTGGACCTCCGCGGCGTTGCCGCCGTTGCACTCGATGCTGCCGTTGATGCTGCGGATGGTCTCACCGAAGCCGGCGCCGTTGACCATGGCGTTGTGGCCGGTCATGGTGCCCGGGCCGGTCTGGGTGTCCCAGTACCACAGGCCGGTCTTCCAGGCGATGGCCGCGTTGGTCTCGACCAGGCTCGGGGTGTCCAGCAGGTCGACGCCGAGCGCGTCGCCGGCCGCCTTGTAGTTGAAGTTCCAGCTCAGCTGCATCGGGCCGCGGCCGTAGTAGGAGTAGGTGCCTGCCGGGCAGCCGTAGGGCTCGGAGGCGCAGTAGTTGCCGGACTTGTCGATCTCGGTGATGTAGACCAGGCCGCCGGTCTCGTGGCTGACGTTGGCGAGGAAGGCCGCGGCCTCCTGCTTCTTGACCGTGTCGCTGCCGGTGGTGGCGAAGCCCGGGTACGCGCTGAGCGCGGCGGTCAGGCCGCTGTAGGTGTAGAAGGAGTTCCGGTTCGGGAACATCTGGTTGAACTGCGACTCGGAGACCACGAATCCGCCGCCGGTGCCGCCGCCGCCCGTGGTGCCGCCGGTGCTGGTGCAGGAGTACGGGCTCCAGTACCAGGTGCTGATCGTCGGGTCGTAGCCCGGGTTGTCGTGCGTGGCGATGTAGTAGCCGCCGTTGGTGTACTGCACGATGTCGCCGGTGACGTAGGAGCGGCCGGCCGACCCAGGCCGGGTAGCTACAGGTGCTGCCGCCGCCGGTGGTGCCGCCGCTGCCGCCGGACGAGCCGTCGCAGCCGCCCTGGTCCGACCACACGTCGGCGGCGCCGGGCGTCTCGCCCTGCGTCCACCACTTGGCCAGCCAGTTGTGGCTGTTGTAGGAGGCGGTCATGCCGCCGGTGTAGACCGACGAGGAGTTCCAGGGCGACGCGCAGGTCGCGGCGGACGCCGGGGAGGCCATCGGTATCAGGATCGCGAGGCCCACGACGGCCGCGAGCGCGGCCACGAACGCGATGATCCGCTGTCTCGACAAGGGACCACTCCTTATGGGGGTCGAGTGGGGTCGGGGCCACCTTCTTGGATTGGTCTGGACCTGTCAATAGTCCAGACCAATGCATATCCGGACAGCACGCTGCGCGGTCACGCCACCTCTCGGCGCGGGGTGTGCGAGACGCGGCGACGGGAGCACCCGTGCCACCGTCCGGCCCTCCGGAGGCAACCCCCAGGCGGTTTCGGCGGTCTGACGAGGCGTACGCACCGCACCGTTCGAGAGGTCCCATGCCGTTCCGCCGACCCACCGCGAGGGCGACCGCCGCTGCCGCCGTGGCCGCCCTCGCGCCCGCCGTCCTGCTGACCGTCGCCGGCCCGGCCCGCGCGGACGGCCCGACCGACCCGACCACGCTGCCCTCGTGCAACGACGTCGCGACCGCCTACGGGGACTACGAGCAGCACTCGCTGCGGACCGCGCTGGCCGGGGCCCCGACCGTGGTCGTGGCGGGCGACGGCTGGCACGAATTCACCGGCACGGTGACGAACATCGGGGACACCGCGCTGCCGCTCGTTTCGGTGCAGGCGTCCGCGTGGCGGGAAACCGACGGCGGCACCGAGCTGGGCCCCTACGCCGAGGTCCAGGTCGCCACCGCGGACGGCGGCTGGCGGCGGCTGGCCGGCGGCAGCTCCGGCTTCGCCGACCCCGCGCACGACCTCGCGGCGCACGCGAGCGCGACCTACCGCTTCCGGTTCGCGATCTCCGCGGACGCGCCGCGGGACGTCACCTACGGCGAGGTGTCGATCGAGGAAATCTTCGCCGACGCCTACACCGCGCCGGGCACCACCGCCCCGGTCGCCTGCGCGGGCGACTCCGCGATCGCGTCCGACTTCGCCGTCCGCGCCGCCGGCAGCACGCCGCCGGCCTCCGCCGGCCCGACCGCCACGCCGACCCCCACGCCGACCGCGACGCACTCCGCGCCGGCGGCGGGCACGGGCACGCCGTCGCCGGGCGCCGGCGGCGCGGCGGGCGCGACCGCGGCCCCGGACACCACCGCCCAGCTCGCGGACACCGGCGCGCCCTCCGACGTCCCGCTGCTGACCGGCCTCGGCGCGCTGGTCGTCGCCGCGGGCGCCGCCGTGCTGGCGGTGACGCGCCGCAGGTCCGACCGCGCGGCCTGAGAAGCCGTACGGGCCCGGGCCGCCGCAGGGGCCCGGGCCGCCGCGGCAGAGGGGTCGGCGCGCTCAGTTGTCCAGCACGGTCGTCAGGAACTCCGCCGTCCACTGGAGCAGTTCGCGGCCCACCACCGGCTTGCCGCCGATGCGCGCGGTGGTGGGGCGCGGCACCAGGACCTGACGGGTGGCGTGCTTGATCACCGAGCGCGGGTAGACCCGCTGCAGCCGCAGCTCCTGCGACTCGCGCAGCTCCACCGGGCCGAAGCGGACGTTCGCCCCCTGGAGGGTGATGTCGGCGACGCCCACCTTGCGCGCGAGCATCCGCAGGCCCGCGACCAGCAGCAGGTTCTCCACCGGCTCCGGCAGCTTGCCGTAGCGGTCGGCCAGCTCCTCGCGGACCGCCGCGATGTCCTCCTCGGAGTTCGCCGCCGCGATCGCGCGGTACGCCTGCAGCCGCAGCCGCTCGCCGGGCGCGTAGTCGTGCGGGACGTGCGCGTCCACCGGCAGCTCGATCTTGACCTCCAGCAGCGTCTCCTCCGGCTCGCCGCCGGACTCCAGCGAGGAGCGGTAGTCCGCGACCGCCTCGCCGACCATCCGCACGTACAGGTCGAAGCCGACGCCGGCGATGTGCCCGGACTGCTCGCCGCCGAGCAGGTTGCCCGCGCCGCGGATCTCCAGGTCCTTCATCGCCACGTACATGCCCGCGCCCATCTCGGTGTGCTGGGCGATGGTGGCCAGCCGCTCGTGCGCGGTCTCGGTCAGCGGCTTCTCCGGCGGGTAGAGGAAGTAGGCGTAGCCGCGCTCGCGGGAGCGGCCGACCCGGCCGCGCAGCTGGTGCAGCTGGGACAGGCCGAAGGTGTCGCCGCGCTCCACGATCAGGGTGTTGGCGTTGGAGATGTCGATGCCGGACTCCACGATCGTGGTGGACACCAGCACGTCGAACTTCTTCTCCCAGAAGTCGACGACGACCTGTTCGAGCTGCGACTCGCCCATCTGCCCGTGCGCGGTGGCGATCCGCGCCTCGGGGACCACCTCGCGCAGCCGCGCCGCCGCCCGGTCGATGGACTCCACCCGGTTGTGGATGTAGAAGACCTGGCCCTCGCGCAGCAGTTCGCGGCGGATCGCCGCGCCGATCTGCCGGTCCTCGTACGGTCCGACGAACGTCAGCACCGGGTGCCGCTCCTCGGGCGGGGTGGTGATCGTGGACATCTCGCGGATGCCGGTGACCGCCATCTCCAGGGTGCGCGGGATCGGCGTCGCGGACATGGTGAGCACGTCCACGTTGGCCCGCAGCTTCTTCAGCTGCTCCTTGTGCTCGACGCCGAAGCGCTGCTCCTCGTCCACCACGACCAGGCCGAGGTCCTTGAACTTCGTCTCCGAGGAGAACAGCCGGTGGGTGCCGATCACCACGTCCACCGAGCCGTCCCGCAGCCCTTCGAGCACCGCCTTGGCCTCGGTGTCGGTCTGGAACCGGGACAGCGCGCGGACGTTGACCGGGAATTGGGCGTACCGCTCGGAGAAGGTGCCGAAGTGCTGCTGGACCAGGAGCGTGGTCGGCACCAGCACGGCGACCTGCTTGCCGTCCTGCACCGCCTTGAAGGCCGCGCGGACCGCGATCTCGGTCTTGCCGTAGCCGACGTCGCCGCAGATCAGCCGGTCCATCGGGACCGACTTCTCCATGTCCGCCTTGACCTCGGCGATGGTGGTGAGCTGGTCGGGCGTCTCGGCGTAGGGGAAGGCGTCCTCCAGCTCGCGCTGCCAGGGCGTGTCGGGGCCGAAGCTGTGCCCGGGGGCGGCCATCCGGGCGGAGTACAGCCGGATCAGGTCGCCGGCGATCTCCTTGACCGCCTTCTTCGCGCGCGCCTTGGTCTTCGTCCAGTCCGCGCCGCCCAGCCGGTGCAGCGAGGGCGCCTCGCCGCCGACGTACTTGGTGACCTGCTCCAGCTGGTCGGTGGGCACGAACAGCCGGTCGCCGGGCTGGCCGCGCTTGGCCGGGGCGTACTCCACCACCAGATACTCGCGGGTGGCGCCCTGCACGGTGCGCTGCACCATCTCCACGTAGCGGCCGACGCCGTGCTGCTCGTGCACGATGTAGTCGCCGCTGACCAGGGTGAGCGGGTCGATGGTCTTGCGGCGGCGCGAGGGCATCCGGCCCATGTCCTTGGTGGAGGACTTCTGGCCGGACAGGTCGGTCTCGGTGAGCACGGCCAGCTTGCGCGCGGGGTCGACGAAGCCGTGCTCCAGGGAGCCGGTCGCCACGTGCACCACCGAGGGCGCGAGCGGGCCGAGGTCGACGTCGAGCCGGGCCGCGATGCCCTCGCCGCCGAGCACCTCGACCATCCGGGAGGCCGGGCCGTGGCCCTCGGTGACGAAGACCGCCCGCCACCCCTCGGCGAGCCAGCCCTTGGTGTCGGCGAGCGCCCGGGCGGTGTCCCCGCGGTACAGCTCGGGGGCGCGCATGCCCAGCCGGATGGTCTCGCCCGCGTCCAGCTCCGGGCCGATCATCCGGCCCTCGTACGTCTCGTCGGCGGCGAACGGGCTCACCGACCACCACTGCATGCCCAGCTCGCGGGCGTGGGCGCGGACGTCGGCGATGGACCACAGCGAGGCCGCGCCGAGGTCCACCGGCGCCTCGCCGCCGCCGGCCGAGGCGGCCCAGGACGCCTCCAGGAACTCCTGCGAGGTCGCCACCAGGTCCGCGGCCCGGGTGCGCACCCGCTCCGGGTCGCAGACCACGGTCATCGCGCCGGCCGGCAGCACGTCGAGCAGCAGCTCCATGTCGTCCACCAGGACGGGCGCGAGGGACTCCATGCCCTCCACGGCGATGCCCTCGGCGATCTTGTCGAGCATCTCGGCCAGCTCGGGGTGCTGCCTGGCCAGCTCGGCGGCGCGCTCCCTGACCTGCGCGGTGAGCAGCAGCTCGCGGCACGGCGGAGCCCACAGGCCGTGCTCGGCGACCTCCAGGGAGCGCTGGTCGGCGACCTTGAAGTACCGGATCTCCTCGACCTCGTCGCCCCAGAACTCCACCCGCAGCGGGTGCTCCTCGGTGGGCGGGAAGACGTCCAGGATGCCGCCGCGCACGGCGAACTCGCCGCGCTTCTCCACCAGCTCCACCCGGGCGTACGCGGCTGCCGCGAGGCCGTCGACCACCGCGTCCAGCTCGGCGCTGCGCCCGCTGCGCAGCGCCACGGGCTCCAGCTCGCCCAGGCCCTTGACCTGCGGTTGCAGCACCGAGCGGACGGGCGCGACGACGACCTTGAGGGGCCGGCGGCCGGGTCGTCGGCCCGGGGGTGGGCGAGGCGGCGCAGCACCGCCAGGCGGCGGCCGACGGTGTCGCTGCGCGGCGACAGCCGCTCGTGCGGCAGCGTCTCCCACGAGGGGTACTCCGCGACGGCGTCCGGCGCCAGCAGCGAGCGCAGCGCGGCGGCCAGGTCCTCGGCCTCCCGGCCGGTCGCGGTGACCGCGAGGACGGTGCGGCCGGTGCGGGCGGCCAGCGCGGCGACCGCCAGCGGGCGGGCTGCGGGCGGCCCGACCAGGTCCACCAGCGGGCGGGCGCCGGAGGAGGCGGCCTGCACCGCTTCGGCGAGGGCGGCGTCCTCGACGGCGACGTCGACCAGACCGTTCAGACTCATGTTCCGTCCCGGAGGTAGGCAGGTGGGGCGCACGGTGCGCGGGCGGGCGCACGGTGCGGGCGGGCCGCGAGGTGGGGACCCCGCGCGGCTCGCGTGTGCCCTGGGCTGTGCGAGTGCGGGCAACGCGAATCGCCCGGCACGTCTCACGGGCCGGGGTACCTCCAGCCTACGACGTCCCGGACGGTGCCCGGCGGCCCCGGAGCACGGGGGTGCCGTGTTCCGGGGCCGGGACGCTGCGCGTGGGGCGGTCCTAGGGGGCGGTCCTAGTCCGTCGCGATGGCGTTCAGGACGTTCATCCGGCCGGCGCGGAAGGCCGGCAGCAGCGCGGCCAGCAGGCCGACCACCGCGGAGCCCGCGAAGACCCCGAGGATCGTGGGCCAGGGCACGGAGAGCACGCCCAGGCCCTGGGTGGACAGGACCTTCTGCCCGGTGGCGCCCCAGCCGAGGCCGAGGCCGAGGCCGACCAGCGCGCCGAACAGGGCGATGACCACCGACTCCAGCCGGATCATCCGGCGCAGCTGCCGCCGCGAGGTGCCGATCGCCCGCATCAGGCCTATCTCGCGGGTCCGCTCGACCACCGACAGCGCCAGGGTGTTCACCACGCCCAGGATGGCGACGATGATCGCGAGCGCCAGCAGCGCGTAGATCATGTAGAGCAGCTGGTTGACCTGCTTGTGCAGCACGTCCTTGTAGTCGGCCTGGTTGCGGACGTCGATCTGCGGGTAGTCCGTGACGCTCGCCTTCAGCGAGGCGTACGCCTCCTTCTCCTTGCCGTCGGCGGCCTTGGCGAAGAGCATCCGGTCGGCCGGCATCCTGTCGCCGGGCAGCATCGCCCGCGCGGTGTCCAGGGCGGTGAACAGGGAGCCGTTCTCCAGCAGGGTGTCGTCGCTGGTGATCGCGGCGATCCGCAGCCGGGTCGGGACGCCGCCGACGGGGGCGACCCCCAGTTCGTCGCCGACCTTCAGGTGGTGGCTGGTGGCCAGTCCCTCGGGCACGGACATCGCGCCCTTGCCGTAGGCGTCGGCGAGCTTCCCGGCGGTGGTGTCCAGCCGCACGTCCTGGGCGTAGTGCGGGTCGGCGGCGCTGATGTCGGTCTTGATCCGCTGTCCGGACGGGGTGGTCAGGGTGACATTGACCATCGTGTAGTCGGTGAAGTGGTCGATGTCCTTCGCGCTCTTCAGCGACTTCAGGGCGGCGGGGGTGATCGGCAGCGCGCCGTTGCCGCTCTGCACGATGAAGTCGGCGCCGACGGACTTGTCGAGCTGGTCGTCGGCCGAGGCCACCATGGACGAGCCGATCACCGACAGGCCGGCGACCAGCGCGAGGCCGATCATCAGCGCGGAGGCGGTGGCGCCGGTGCGGCGCGGGTTGCGCAGCGCGTTGCGCTCGGCGAGCCTGCCCATCGGGCCGAAGAACCGCAGCAGGACCGCGCTGACCGCGCGGACCACCACTCCGGCCAGCAGCGGGCCGACGATCACGAAGCCGATCAGGGTGAGCAGCACGCCCAGGCCCAGCAGGCTGCCGCCGGTGCCGGCCTTGTCGGCCTGTCCCGCGCCGATCAGGGCGAGCGCGCCGGCCGCGCAGACCAGCACGCCGACCGCGGCGCGGACGCGTCCGGCGCGGCCGTCGGCGGGGGTGCCGGCGTCGCGGAGCGCGGCCATCGGGGAAATCTTGGACGCCCTGCGGGCCGGGATGTACGCGGCGAGGACGGTGACGACGACGCCGAGCACCAGGCCGACCACCGGTGTGGTGGCCTTGATGGTCAGCTCGGAGGTGTCGAGGTTCATGCCGGCCTTGCCCATCAGCTTCATCAGGCCGACGGCCAGGCCGATGCCGCCGCCGATG from Actinacidiphila sp. DG2A-62 includes:
- a CDS encoding DUF2079 domain-containing protein, whose amino-acid sequence is MDRAEAVIPAQGSPTGSPAGRASAPAGDGTRASSAPARSRLRAPGVRLDPYLLATAFFVAYVLLSVTRYRRMLTMSWDLGIFEQAVKSYAHLHAPTADLKGPGFDILGDHFSPITTLIAPFYRVFPTPVTLLVAQAVLFAVSVIPVTRVAARLLGRGRGLAIGVAYGLSWGVQKAVEFDFHEIAFAMPLLAFSLEAVLLRRWAAAMGWAVPLVFVKEDMGVTAAAIGVIVWWRVRQEPKPEAAGAPGADGDKVRDDGGHVDGDAARDDGGRDAAAAEPSRSDEGGGARGDGTDTDDTETDADATGRHEPLSDRLRYGPWAIGLAAFGVAASALAFGVIIPAFNKAGGYDYWNKLNGNGAPMPGHIPFGTAVHTLLWILLPTSGLLALRSPLILAALPTIGWRFVSHDDHYWGTDWHYSAVLMPVVVLALVDAADRSRRSPMPWLRSYASGAPAAVAGAALALTLTLPLASLSHGDTYRVDARTKAIEHLLDEIPDGASVEANVGPISHLVSRTTVYWVGDTPGVIPDYIAIDNGDGWAGDPATYATQLHPGVRYTPIGAAEGYVVLHRT
- a CDS encoding chitinase: MQYTNGGYYIATHDNPGYDPTISTWYWSPYSCTSTGGTTGGGGTGGGFVVSESQFNQMFPNRNSFYTYSGLTAALSAYPGFATTGSDTVKKQEAAAFLANVSHETGGLVYITEIDKSGNYCASEPYGCPAGTYSYYGRGPMQLSWNFNYKAAGDALGVDLLDTPSLVETNAAIAWKTGLWYWDTQTGPGTMTGHNAMVNGAGFGETIRSINGSIECNGGNAAEVQDRVTRYQNYAAILGVPTGGNLYC
- a CDS encoding ABC transporter permease; the protein is MTVLKTSVRNFFAHKGRMALSAIAVLLSVAFVCGTLVFTDTMTATFDKLFGSTASDVTVSAKKIDDRQSTGIPQTVPASLQDKIVHTAGVAASAPDVTSQDVTVADAHNKKISPDSGAPTIVSNWDPTENKAVELSSGHLPAGASDAVVDADTAAKHHLRIGDRLRVIAVPGDFDVTLTGIVTFRTTNPGAAVVYIDTATAQAKLLGDTRAYTGFGVTAAKGVTDEQLKAHVKAAIGSGYTIDTAAETKKKDKDDLGGFLNFMKYAMLGFAGISVLVGIFLIVNTFSMLVAQRTREIGLMRALGSSRRQVNRSVLIEAVLLGVTGSVLGIGGGIGLAVGLMKLMGKAGMNLDTSELTIKATTPVVGLVLGVVVTVLAAYIPARRASKISPMAALRDAGTPADGRAGRVRAAVGVLVCAAGALALIGAGQADKAGTGGSLLGLGVLLTLIGFVIVGPLLAGVVVRAVSAVLLRFFGPMGRLAERNALRNPRRTGATASALMIGLALVAGLSVIGSSMVASADDQLDKSVGADFIVQSGNGALPITPAALKSLKSAKDIDHFTDYTMVNVTLTTPSGQRIKTDISAADPHYAQDVRLDTTAGKLADAYGKGAMSVPEGLATSHHLKVGDELGVAPVGGVPTRLRIAAITSDDTLLENGSLFTALDTARAMLPGDRMPADRMLFAKAADGKEKEAYASLKASVTDYPQIDVRNQADYKDVLHKQVNQLLYMIYALLALAIIVAILGVVNTLALSVVERTREIGLMRAIGTSRRQLRRMIRLESVVIALFGALVGLGLGLGWGATGQKVLSTQGLGVLSVPWPTILGVFAGSAVVGLLAALLPAFRAGRMNVLNAIATD